A region from the Pempheris klunzingeri isolate RE-2024b chromosome 17, fPemKlu1.hap1, whole genome shotgun sequence genome encodes:
- the lrrc4ba gene encoding leucine-rich repeat-containing protein 4B, whose product MRIATLTCLPGPSPFLFLLAQLLLRLLLPGPELVGAASSCPSLCTCSNQASRVICTRQNLEEVPESISVNTRYLNLQENSIQVIKSDTFKHLRHLEILQLSKNQIRQIEVGAFNGLPNLNTLELFDNRLTLVPSHAFEYLSKLRELWLRNNPIETLPAYAFHRVPSLRRLDLGELKKLDFISDAAFVGLINLRYLNLGMCGLKDIPKLTALVRLEELELSGNRLEIIRPGSFQGLVALRKLWLMHSQVSVIERNAFDDLKNLEELNLSHNSLHSLPHDLFTPLHQLERVHLNHNPWICNCDVLWLSWWLKETVPSNTTCCARCHAPPFLKGKYIGELDQSHFTCYAPVIVEPPTDLNVTEGMAAELKCRTSTSTTSVNWITPNGTLMTHGSYRVRISVLHDGTLNFTNVTLRDTGQYTCMVTNAAGNTTATAVLNVTAADASVNYTYFTTVTVETVETPGDEESALVAINETFIRVHPGPTPSGHLWPEGVSTTASSLSTGWSSSSPRATRPTFTVPITEPGFSGLDDVMKTTKIIIGCFVAITFMAAVMLVVFYKLRKQHQLHKHHGPARAIEIINVEDELGASASGRGSGISGGSTMTQSGASGLGGGQSLRLHHPEIVNLPNLARSDHLNHYYKSHHFNNNMMGLGMGTGSGVGLNNNNNPSPCSQNTSISCSQVPTSTSGGTPTGGTLPSPVPLPPLGLHSSLKGLMGKSQNEPLLFKSGSKENVQETQI is encoded by the exons ATGCGCATCGCCACGCTGACCTGCCTTCCCGGCCCTTCCCCCTTCCTCTTTCTATTGGCCCAGCTGCTACTGCGGCTCCTCCTCCCTGGGCCGGAGTTGGTGGGAGCCgcctcctcctgcccctcccTCTGCACCTGCTCTAACCAGGCCAGCCGAGTCATCTGCACCAGGCAAAACCTGGAGGAGGTGCCCGAGAGCATATCAGTCAACACACGATACCTCAACCTGCAGGAGAACTCGATACAG GTTATCAAGTCAGACACTTTCAAGCACTTGAGGCACCTTGAGATCCTCCAGCTCTCCAAGAATCAGATCCGTCAGATTGAAGTCGGAGCATTCAATGGCCTCCCCAACCTCAACACACTGGAGCTGTTCGACAACCGCCTCACACTGGTGCCATCACATGCCTTTGAGTACCTCAGCAAGCTCCGGGAGCTGTGGCTGCGCAACAACCCTATTGAGACTCTGCCAGCCTATGCCTTCCACCGTGTGCCCTCGCTACGTCGCCTGGACCTGGGTGAGCTCAAGAAGTTGGATTTCATCTCCGATGCAGCCTTTGTGGGCCTTATCAATCTACGATACCTGAACTTGGGTATGTGTGGGCTGAAGGACATTCCCAAACTGACAGCCCTTGTGCgtttggaggagctggagctgtcAGGAAACCGGCTGGAGATTATCCGACCTGGTTCTTTCCAGGGCCTGGTGGCTCTTCGCAAGCTGTGGCTCATGCACTCACAGGTGTCCGTCATTGAGCGCAATGCCTTCGATGACCTAAAAAACCTGGAAGAGCTCAACCTGTCCCATAACTCACTGCACTCCTTGCCTCATGACCTCTTCACGCCTCTTCACCAGCTGGAGAGGGTACACCTTAATCACAACCCCTGGATCTGCAACTGTGATGTGCTTTGGCTTAGTTGGTGGTTGAAAGAGACGGTGCCCAGCAACACCACCTGCTGTGCCCGCTGCCATGCTCCCCCATTCTTAAAGGGCAAGTACATTGGAGAGCTTGACCAGAGCCACTTCACCTGCTATGCGCCTGTCATTGTAGAGCCACCGACAGACCTCAATGTCACTGAGGGTATGGCTGCTGAGCTCAAGTGTCGTACAAGCACCTCCACAACATCTGTCAACTGGATCACCCCTAATGGCACTTTAATGACACATGGCTCTTACCGGGTGCGGATATCCGTCCTGCATGATGGCACACTCAACTTCACAAATGTCACTCTGCGTGACACAGGCCAGTACACCTGCATGGTCACCAATGCTGCTGGCAATACCACAGCAACTGCTGTCCTCAatgtcactgctgctgatgcCAGTGTCAACTACACCTACTTTACAACCGTTACCGTGGAAACAGTGGAGACCCCAGGAGATGAAGAGTCTGCCTTGGTAGCCATCAATGAGACCTTCATCCGTGTTCACCCTGGCCCGACTCCCTCGGGCCACCTGTGGCCAGAAGGTGTCTCTACCacagcctcctctctgtcaaCCGgctggtcctcctcctctcctcggGCCACCAGACCCACCTTCACTGTGCCCATCACTGAGCCAGGCTTCTCAGGCCTGGATGATGTGATGAAGACCACCAAGATCATCATTGGCTGCTTTGTAGCCATTACCTTCATGGCAGCAGTGATGCTGGTGGTGTTCTATAAGTTAAGAAAGCAGCACCAGCTGCATAAACACCACGGCCCGGCTCGTGCCATCGAGATCATCAATGTGGAGGATGAGCTGGGGGCCAGTGCCAGTGGTCGGGGCAGCGGTATCTCAGGAGGCTCCACCATGACGCAGAGTGGAGCCAGTGGGTTAGGAGGGGGCCAAAGCCTTAGGCTGCACCACCCAGAGATAGTCAACCTACCAAACCTGGCCCGATCGGACCACCTCAACCACTACTACAAATCCCATCActtcaacaacaacatgatGGGCCTGGGCATGGGCACGGGTTCTGGTGTgggcctcaacaacaacaacaacccctCGCCTTGCTCTCAGAACACGTCCATATCCTGTTCCCAGGTTCCAACCTCCACCAGTGGAGGAACGCCCACAGGTGGCACCCTGCCCTCCCCTGTGCCCCTGCCCCCGTTGGGTCTCCACAGTTCTCTGAAAGGCCTTATGGGGAAAAGCCAGAATGAGCCCCTGCTTTTTAAGAGTGGCTCCAAGGAAAATGTGCAAGAGACTCAAATTTGA